From Virgibacillus natechei, the proteins below share one genomic window:
- a CDS encoding CotY/CotZ family spore coat protein, which produces MGCGKGFETGNCVCDILKDIVDAQTDVVENCCDTSCEQSISDLLGERDSGNGLDTVPVILYCKDSCKPFKGYGAHPNDIGHMTSSFFFRVKSVDKDCCATLELLRDPNDADKDPKSPVHQCTEPLLATGICLTVDLNCFCHVTCLPAVNAL; this is translated from the coding sequence ATGGGTTGTGGAAAAGGGTTTGAAACAGGTAACTGCGTATGTGATATTCTAAAAGATATCGTTGACGCACAAACGGATGTTGTAGAGAATTGCTGTGACACAAGTTGCGAACAATCAATTAGTGATTTATTAGGAGAGAGGGATTCAGGCAATGGGTTGGATACGGTACCGGTGATTTTGTACTGTAAGGATAGTTGTAAACCATTTAAAGGGTATGGTGCACATCCAAATGATATTGGCCATATGACATCCAGCTTTTTCTTTAGAGTTAAGAGTGTCGACAAAGATTGTTGTGCTACACTTGAATTATTAAGAGATCCAAATGATGCAGACAAAGATCCAAAAAGTCCTGTTCATCAATGCACAGAACCATTACTTGCTACTGGAATCTGCCTAACGGTAGACCTAAATTGTTTCTGTCATGTTACTTGCTTGCCAGCAGTTAACGCACTTTAA
- the prpE gene encoding bis(5'-nucleosyl)-tetraphosphatase PrpE → MKIDVIGDVHGCIEELHELFDRLGYKQENTIYIHPEGRIPVFLGDITDRGPASLQVIKLVYEMVIVHHKAKYVPGNHCNKLYRYFLGNNVHVRHGLETTVAEYKRLDKQEQERIKKKFMTLIEASPLYLQLPEAGAVVAHAGIRESYIGRTDNKVETFVLYGDITGKFDEDGRPIRGDWAQNYMGNQWIVYGHTPVIEPRFINKTVNIDTGCVFGNALSAFRLPEEKIAAVPSKQPFVDEKFSYFR, encoded by the coding sequence ATGAAAATTGATGTTATTGGAGATGTACACGGCTGTATCGAGGAATTGCATGAATTATTTGATCGGTTAGGTTACAAGCAAGAGAACACTATTTATATCCACCCTGAAGGCAGAATACCTGTGTTCCTAGGCGATATCACAGACAGAGGACCCGCTTCTCTACAAGTCATCAAACTTGTTTATGAAATGGTTATCGTTCATCATAAAGCAAAATATGTACCAGGAAACCATTGTAATAAATTATACCGTTACTTTCTAGGCAATAATGTTCATGTACGTCATGGATTGGAAACAACTGTTGCGGAATATAAACGTCTGGATAAACAGGAACAGGAGCGTATAAAAAAGAAGTTCATGACCTTGATTGAAGCATCTCCCCTTTATTTACAACTCCCTGAGGCTGGGGCGGTAGTAGCACATGCTGGGATAAGGGAATCGTATATAGGGCGTACCGATAATAAAGTAGAAACATTTGTACTTTACGGGGATATTACTGGGAAATTTGATGAAGATGGGCGCCCAATACGCGGAGACTGGGCACAAAACTATATGGGAAATCAATGGATTGTTTATGGACACACACCCGTGATAGAACCGCGGTTTATAAATAAAACAGTTAATATTGATACAGGCTGTGTGTTTGGTAATGCGCTAAGTGCTTTTCGTTTACCCGAAGAAAAAATAGCAGCCGTCCCATCAAAACAACCCTTTGTGGACGAAAAGTTCAGTTATTTTAGGTAG
- a CDS encoding CotO family spore coat protein, whose translation MAKKKFAKDPLLYISQPTTNATEAPMQYNYTSPKKRRNHIADQRTSEQAAQPTHRRPLKRNFFKQELNQVEEAESESEESNDEEVNKEDEQQEREVEERETRKFKDMTLKEKVYYFMNQSDYTPKMRCEIKTKERTYRGTINDFQDEEVHMRVGKRASNTKIAMEEITSIRMLGF comes from the coding sequence ATGGCAAAAAAGAAATTCGCGAAAGATCCATTGCTTTATATTAGTCAGCCAACTACAAACGCTACAGAAGCACCGATGCAATACAATTATACGTCCCCGAAAAAGAGACGCAATCATATAGCGGACCAGCGTACATCAGAACAGGCAGCCCAGCCTACTCATAGAAGGCCGCTAAAAAGAAATTTTTTTAAACAAGAATTAAATCAAGTGGAGGAAGCAGAATCTGAAAGTGAAGAGAGTAATGATGAGGAAGTAAACAAGGAAGATGAACAACAAGAACGAGAGGTAGAAGAAAGAGAAACACGAAAGTTTAAGGATATGACATTAAAAGAAAAAGTTTATTATTTTATGAATCAATCTGATTATACACCTAAAATGAGGTGTGAAATTAAAACAAAGGAAAGGACATATCGAGGAACTATTAATGACTTTCAAGATGAGGAAGTGCATATGCGAGTTGGTAAACGGGCATCAAATACAAAAATTGCGATGGAAGAAATAACATCAATCCGAATGCTAGGATTTTAA